From a single Streptomyces misionensis genomic region:
- a CDS encoding ABC transporter ATP-binding protein: MTETQEPRAVVAVTNVAVHRRTTGQEIVLDGINWTVRPGEHWALLGANGAGKTTLLRLVGAVMHPTVGTVDVLGDRLGHVDMRELRARVGLVSAAQKVPLDATAHTVVLTGATGTVQPLWREYDATVRERADGLLAELGCKEFADRRFADCSGGQRARILICRALMADPSLLLLDEPFNALDLPSREDLVDALRRLAADRPHLATITVTHHLEELPPSTTHAFLLKEGRELASGPADGVLTPDNLTACFGRPIHVARHDGRWYAHSGR; the protein is encoded by the coding sequence GTGACCGAAACTCAGGAGCCCCGCGCCGTCGTCGCGGTGACGAATGTCGCCGTTCACCGCCGTACCACCGGACAGGAGATCGTCCTCGACGGGATCAACTGGACCGTACGGCCAGGCGAGCACTGGGCGCTGCTGGGGGCCAACGGAGCCGGCAAGACCACCCTGCTCCGGCTCGTCGGGGCCGTCATGCACCCCACCGTCGGCACGGTCGACGTCCTCGGTGACCGGCTCGGCCACGTCGACATGCGCGAGCTGCGGGCCCGCGTCGGTCTGGTGTCCGCCGCCCAGAAGGTCCCGCTGGACGCCACCGCGCACACCGTCGTCCTCACGGGCGCGACCGGCACCGTGCAGCCGTTGTGGCGGGAGTACGACGCCACGGTCCGCGAACGCGCCGACGGCCTGCTCGCCGAACTCGGGTGCAAGGAGTTCGCCGACCGCCGGTTCGCCGACTGCTCGGGCGGGCAGCGCGCTCGGATCCTCATCTGCCGTGCGCTGATGGCGGATCCGTCGCTGCTCCTGCTCGACGAGCCGTTCAACGCCCTCGACCTCCCGTCCCGCGAGGACCTCGTGGACGCACTGCGCCGGCTGGCGGCCGACCGGCCCCACCTCGCCACGATCACGGTCACCCACCACCTGGAGGAGCTGCCGCCCAGCACCACCCATGCCTTCCTGCTGAAGGAAGGCCGCGAGCTGGCCTCCGGACCGGCCGACGGGGTGCTCACCCCGGACAACCTGACGGCTTGCTTCGGGCGTCCCATTCACGTGGCCCGTCACGACGGCCGGTGGTACGCACACTCGGGCCGCTGA
- a CDS encoding YjbQ family protein → MSDAFTTRILNVSTGSRERVVDLTGDCEDFLREAAGDRDGLLNIFVPHATAGIAVIETGAGSDDDLLTTLHTLLPADDRWQHRHGSPGHGRDHVLPAIVPPHATLPVIGGRLELGTWQSVCLVDTNRDNPERKVRLSFLA, encoded by the coding sequence ATGTCAGATGCCTTCACCACCCGAATCCTGAACGTCTCCACCGGCTCCCGGGAACGCGTGGTCGATCTCACCGGGGACTGCGAGGACTTCCTGCGGGAGGCGGCGGGCGACCGCGACGGCCTGCTGAACATCTTCGTCCCGCACGCCACCGCCGGGATCGCCGTCATCGAGACCGGCGCCGGCAGCGACGACGACCTCCTCACCACCCTGCACACCCTGCTCCCCGCCGACGACCGCTGGCAGCACCGCCACGGCAGCCCCGGCCACGGCCGCGACCACGTCCTCCCAGCCATCGTCCCGCCGCACGCCACCCTGCCGGTGATCGGCGGCCGCCTGGAACTCGGCACGTGGCAGTCGGTGTGCCTGGTGGACACCAACCGTGACAACCCCGAGCGGAAGGTGCGGCTGAGTTTCCTGGCCTGA